The sequence below is a genomic window from Sardina pilchardus chromosome 9, fSarPil1.1, whole genome shotgun sequence.
ttatagatcagtgttcgcgGAATCGCGGTAGATAGACATGCCgagaagttgctgtgtggttgggtgtaccaaccacaaagctaagaacccctaacattaggctacaccaaaaataaatcagaccaacgaaaacggaaatctaggctaacactagcagctaggctatcggctatgacagaaattatcatatgttggaattatctaacaaacatactttacatccaagcctgtcagtcaactacacaacattacaattaaagtaaaaggccaaaaatacaggaaaacaatttagttatttaactggagattcaatgagataagagtatgtctgggtatgacactggccactgctactgctagcaggctactcgggagaccgaagggacatgtttttactttgattgaattaagcttttgaacgtatttttcacggtcaacgaccggcaaagtggtaatatattgagtggtcatattgattcgttgtgttttctgttatcatttacccctacgatttcggtacgaattacgtttattgaccctaatttgcattggagttaatgagagacgttgtttgttttcccccaaaaaggggctGGAACGTTTCTCGCaagtcaagttcccggatgtgccggtctaacgtatatTTGTGTGTTAGTTATATTTGTctaactgtgtgtctgtgtgtgtctgtgtgtgtgtgtgtgtgtgtgtgtgtgtgtgtgtgtgtgtctgtgtgtgtgtgtgtgtgtgtgtgtgtgtgtgtgtgtgtgtgtgtgtgtgtgtgtgtgtgtgtgtgtgtgtgtgtgtgtgtgtgtgtgtgtgtgtgtgtgtgtgtagatgttccACCGATGCCAGCGGGCGGTGCGTGGGCTACAGGCGCGCTGTGGTCACTGCACTCAGCAGGAGGAGCGGGTGTTGCGCAACGTCGTGTCTTCCCTCGCCCAGAGCCTCCAGGACCTGTCCACtaccttcagacacacacagtccagctaCCTCaaacgtgagcacacacacacacacacacacacacacacacacacacacacacacacctcgcccaGAGCCTACAGGACCTGTCCACtaccttcagacacacacagtccagctaCCTCaaacgtgagcacacacacacacacacacacacacacacacacacacctcgcccaGAGCCTCCAGGACCTGTCCACtaccttcagacacacacagtccagctaCCTCaaacgtgagcacacacacacacacacacacacacacacacacacacacacacacacacacacacacctcgcccaGAGCCTACAGGACCTGTCCACtaccttcagacacacacagtccagctaCCTCaaacgtgagcacacacacacacacacacacacacacacacacacacacacacacacacctcgcccaGAGCCTACAGGACCTGTCCACtaccttcagacacacacagtccagctaCCTCaaacgtgagcacacacacacacacacacacacacctcgcccaGAGCCTCCAGGACCTGTCCACtaccttcagacacacacagtccagctaCCTCaaacgtgagcacacacacacacacacacacacacacacacacacacacacacacacctcgcccaGAGCCTACAGGACCTGTCCACtaccttcagacacacacagtccagctaCCTCaaacgtgagcacacacacacacacacacacacacacacacacacacctcgcccaGAGCCTCCAGGACCTGTCCACtaccttcagacacacacagtccagctaCCTCaaacgtgagcacacacacacacacacacacacacacacacacacacctcgcccaGAGCCTACAGGACCTGTCCACtaccttcagacacacacagtccagctaCCTCaaacgtgagcacacacacacacacacacacacacacacacacacacacacacagctagcagTATGAGAGAGCGCAGAAGAGGATTTGCTGAAATGATGGTTCTCTTGGTTCCAGGTATGAAGAACCGTGAGGAACGATCGAAGCACTTCTTCGACTCCGGTCCGTTgatggaggaagatgaggatctGGCACTTTATGACAGAGTGAGTAAACGGGCTATTCTTTActacacctatacacacacacacacacacacacctcatacagaCATCACtcactaagcacacacacacacacacacacacacacacacacacacacacacctcatacagaCATCACtcactaagcacacacacacacacacacaaacacacacacacacacacacacacacacctcatacagaCATCACtcactaagcacacacacacacacacacatcactggagGTCCATCTGGAGTGGTCTGGTGACTTGAGAACTGCAgaaactgactgtgtgtgtgtgtgtgtgtgtgcgtgtgtgtgtgtgtgtgtgtgtgtgtgcatgtgtgtgtgcatgtgtgtgtgcatgtgtgtgtgtgtgtgtgcgcgcgtgtgtgtgtgtgtgtgtgtgtgtgtgtgtgtgtgtgtgtgtgtgtgtgtgtgtgtgtgtgtgtgtgtgtgtgtgtgtgtgtgtgtgtgtgtgtgtgtgtgtgtgtgcgcgtgtgtgtgtgtgtgtctcagggctTCACCGATGACCAGCTGGTGCTCGTGGAGCAGAACACGGTGATGGTGGAGGAACGCGAGCGGGAGATCCGGCAGATCGTCCAGTCCATCTCCGACCTCAACGAGATCTTCAGAGACCTGGGCGGCATGGTGgtggagcaggtacacacacacacacatacacacacacacacacacacacacacacacacacagtccatctcCGACCTCAACGAGATCTTCAGAGACCTGGGTGGCATGGTGgtggagcaggtacacacacacacacacacacacaggccttttcCGAGACTAGTTGCCCACAGGCCATCACACACTCCATTGCTGCAGGCCTTCGgtgctcacacatacagcacGGTGACTAGCACAACTAGAATACATTTCCGAGGAACTGcaaaagtgtgcttgctcaagtGCGGCTCACCAGCGGGAGCAGATGGTGAAATATGATGCGTTGAGctagactttgtgtgtgtgtgtgtgtgtgtgtgtgtgtgtgtgtgtgtgtgtgtgtgtgtgtgtgtgtaatatgatGCGTTGAGCTAGACTTGATCCAGAACAGGACATCATTTTTCGCAATTGGGTAAATAGGTCAAGGAGCATTAGCATACATCCATGTGTGCTAGTTGCGGCAAGCCCtaggtcaaagggcaccaaggtcaaagggcaccaagTTATATGTGTGCCCTGACTATGGAGTCCTGAGTTCCTGTACAAGCTAACTGTGTCCTCAGTATGGGGTCCCAAGGCCATGTACCAAGTGTGCACTTCATACATCAGAGCTAACTGTGTCCTCAGtatggggtcccaagtccatgtaccaagtgtGCACTTCACACATCAGAGCTTTGCCTAGCCTTGCCTTCCTGCTTGGCGGCTTCACGActgattttgattggctgtgatatGTCAGTGTTTTCTGAAATCGAAAAGATTTCTATAACTTATGTGAGGCATAGTTTGAAGAACATGTACGTCAAGTCAAGATTGGACAaaatgtgtgacctgtgaaacctGTGAAAGTTTCGCTTTCGCTAAAATCTAAAATATGGCTGAAATCCACCGTGGTCCAAATTGATGAAATAGGATACATTGAACTCTGCTTGATCCAATGATTCTAGCGAGTACctaattttttaaaaacaaatctggTCTAAGGGTCAAAAGTTGCACGCATTAACACATTGTTAGCTAATTACAGCGCCCCTAGAGGTCAAACAAGCTGGCCAGAAATAGGGAGACGGGAATAATACTTCTGCCTGCCGGATAACAACAAGTGTGCTGCTTTCAGGGGACGGTGCTGGACCGGATCGACTTTAACGTGGAGCAGGCCTGCTTTAAGACCGAGGACGGCCTGAAGCAGCTGCAgaaggtgacctttgacctttgacctttgctcTAGACCTGTGTGTTCTAGTCCTGTGTGTTCTAATCTAGTGTGTTCCAGTCCAGACCTGTGTGTTCTAATCTAGTATGTTCTAGTCCTGTGTGTCCTAGTCTGGACCTGTGTGTTCTAATCTAGTCTGTGTTCtagacctgtgtgtgttctagtcctgtgtgtgttctagtccTGTGTTCTCCAGTCCTGTGTTCTAATGTTGGCGATGTTGTGTACGTGTTCTCTTGGCAGGCGGAACAGTACCAGAAGAAGAACCGCAAGATGCTGGTCATCCTGATCCTCTTCGTCATCGTCGTCGTCCTCAtcctcattttgtttttcaccaAGTTTTAGCTCACAttccgaagtgtgtgtgtgtgcgtgtgtgtctgtgggtgtgtgggggccTAATCTTTGCTCCAATCAGGATTGCTTGTCTGTACAACACTCCCGAGAGAAGagtgataaagtgtgtgtgtgtgtgtgtgtgtgtagaacactATCAGCAGACCATCTCCAAGGTTCCCATGGTGACAGAGCAAGTGAAAACTTCCAGTGCAATGGaatccccccaaaacacacactccccccccccccccccccccttctgtgtCTTCGATGGGTCCGTAAAGCTGCACAGATTCCCATTCCCAACTGACTATTGCTCTTTTTGCCTTGGAAAGCACATCGTTGATTCACTAAGCTTtagctgtcgtgtgtgtgtgtgtgtgtgtgtgtgtgtgcgtgcgtgcgtgcgtgcgcgcgcgcgcgcgtgcgtgtgtgtgtgtgtgtgtgttgctcgcGCTACCCCCTGCAGGACAATGGTAACACAACTTTATCTGACTGCCGCTTGCATGAGAGGGCCAGTGCTGTCAGACTACCCCCGTatctctgacctgtgtgtgtgtgtgtgtgtgtgtgtgtgtgtgtgtgctcctttgTTGGCTCTGGGCCAATGCAGATCTCTCCTgcagtagagagtgtgtgtgtgtgtgtgtcagatctcTCCTgcagtagagagtgtgtgtgtgtgtgtgtgtgtgtttgtcagatcTCTCCTGCAGTAGAGTGACGGCAGTGGCACTTTATCTTCACGTCCTTGCAATCTCCTCCGGCACTACCCATACTGACCACCAGAGGGGCACAGACTGCACTCCCCATACTGACCACCAGAGGGGGCAACAGACTGCACTCCCCATACTGACCACCAGAGGGGGGCACAGACTGCACTCCCCATACTGACCACCAGAGGGGGCCAGAGACTGCCCTCTGACagcatgaacatgaacatgaacttgAGGAGCCGCTGTGTGTCTGCTGATCTCTCTGTGCTTTTGGACCTTTTCTGTCGTCGTGGTTTTGACATGCACCTTCAGGCCGGCCTCTGATTGGACGTCGGCTCTCGCGTGTGGCCTGCTCTCAGACTCTTCTGTGTTGCCGTGGATACTACTGTCTCCTGTAAAATATGAagtcattatttattttaaagtgtACAAATTGTGAAGATTGTATCAGGGGTGATGTCTATGgtttgagaggtgtgtgtgtgtgtgtgggggggggggggatgtatgATACTCCTCCACAATCAAGTCCACCAACGTTCTGTCTTAAATTCTATTCTGTATCTCTGTCAtgtttgtttccttcttttgtAATCTGAAACATTCTGTCTGCTGTTTGAAGACTGTGTCCTATACCAGGGCTGCTGTGTGAAGACTGTGTCCTATACCAGGGCTGCTGTTTGAAGACTGTGTCCTATACCAGGGCTGCTGTTTGAAGACTGTGTCCTATACCAGGGCTGTCCTACTCCGTTTGATCAAGTCGTTTTCCGCGGGAAGGAGAGGCTGCATCGTGTAGTGATGATCGCTGTGTATCATCAGTGACATCACTGGCGTCTGTGTGCAGATGGTATCTGCGGGGCGAAGAAACGGCAGTCGCCCCGAGTGATTCTGTATGGACCCTTCAGTCGCCCCGAGTGATTCTGTATGGACCCTTCAGTCGCCCCGAGTGATTCTGTATGGACCCTTTAGCGGTGGCAAGGGGCGTCGGGGTTATGACATGTATGGAGGAAGATTTTTCAGAATAAACATGAAATGGTTGATTGGGCCGTGTACAGTTTAACACCAGAGTGATGTCATTAGGCCTGACAGACAAGTTAACTATTTGTACTTCTTGACGAAGCCTGAACTGAGGAGGTTTGAGCGGTGTTATGtggtttctaagctaaaacatgtttttgtcacgtacagcaaacatctcctcacaatCCTCTAGCTGTGCccctggatacacacacacacacacacacacacacacacacacacacacacacactgtacccccTAACTACACTAACAACACGCAGTCTTTGTCGacagcacacactcaagcataacaaactgttccagccaatcaccacTGAGCAACAATACCAATGAAGTGACCGGAAAAGTGATCAAACTAATGACACACTCTAATTAATCTAAATCAGGTTCTCAAGCTGTGGGTGTAACAGAGgtcgtctctcccctccctcgatCACTCTGCGTTGTGTGTTAATGGACGGACGCCACAACCAACTGGAACTTTTGTTGCTTTAATTTTTATTGCTCTGAGATGTCggaaaagaaagcataaatcaggcatggagcgagcaaggcgcatcacagctcctctgcctcaggatAGTTGAAATAGAGGCGCACGACAAACAATTACAGTCGCACAGTTTACAGTGTACAGTTTACATCACAAAATGTTTTCAACAATAATACAATACATGGCATACCTGAGATGTCggaaaagaaagcataaatcagGCATGGAGCGAGCAAGGCGCATCACAGCTCCTGCCAAACAGATCAGGTAAACCACTCGTTAAAACACCACATGTCTCAGCTAGCAGCACGCTAACCAGCCTAATACACCTGCAGCCCGCTAACCGGCTGCAGCGAAAGAAACATTTAAACGTCATATTTAAAGTGTGCACGGTCGGAACACATGAAAATGCATGTCATCTCGTGTCTCATGTATAGTGCACAAGACATTATGCTAGTTATCACACTAGATGCATGACAAAAAGAAATCATAAAACAGAAGACAAAGCACACTTCAATAAGACACATACCTCTGCCTCAGGATAGTTGAAatagaggcagaggaggggggcTACATGGAACCTTAAAGGGGTCTCCAGCGCGGGAACCAACTTCTGCCACACCCAAGCCACACCCAAGCCACACCCCCCTACTACCTACTGTACCCCAGAGGCGTGGGAAAACTACAAACCTGCGCAGAATATGCAGGGGAAAGTGGGGAAATTCAGAGAAGCATAACCAACCCTGCTACACTCACCCCCACTGACTTCACTGAATTGTCACCATAAACCAATGAAAACAGATCAGAAAGGTTCACATCACCCCAGATCAACACAAtatagaaataaaaagaaaacagcacCCATTGAAAAGAAAATGCAGGTAGTGCATCCCGTTATTAGGACCACCGGTCCATCAGCAATGACAGCTGTCCAGTAACGGACTAGGAAGGTAACCCAACCATAGAAAAGGTGCCATATACACCCCATTAGCAAAGGATACACCATAACCCGCAGCACAGTCCAATGCAATAGACTGCAATAATTCCGTTTGGAGGGGagagacttaaaaaaaaaaaaatacactctTTATAAAAGAAAACTTATCAAAAGTACACAATATACATCAAAGTGGAAACATGTGAATAATTTCTAGTGAGCTCCTCTAAAAAGACTCCGCACCCACTGAGCTGACATAGTCTGTATGAGCCTATTCACAGGTTTAATTAGCCTGCCACGCCTTGTGCGCCGGCCACCATTATGACGAGGAGGTGAGACACGTGACTCAGTTACACCAGTGTGGACAGAAGAATTAACAGTTGGGTGGGGGTCAACCGACAGAGAATCAACAGTTGGGTGGGGGTCAACCGACAGAGAATCAACAGTTGGGTGGGGGTCAACCGACAGAAAATCAACACCGTTGTCCGACACAGTGCACAGAGGGCTCCCACCGGCTGAAGATACCGAGGTACCCACTGATCCTACCCCAGCCGAGTCTGGGACCGTTTCATCCCCTCCCTCTACCGTCACTGACCCAAAATCTCCTATGTCACTACGGTGTGTGCCAGAGCTACCTGACAGACCAGCAACCCACCTAACTGTCCTGTCAACAGTGGTTTCATCCCCACTGGACTGTGAGTTGCCAGCCTCACTAAGACTGCCACCAGAACATGACAGAtggtcatcatcctcatcagctTCGGGGAGCGGCAAGAAATTCACTGGCATGATCAGGTTTCTGTGTACAGTTTTCACATTGCCTGCTGGACTCCTAattttaaaggtgtgtgtggtggtattCACAGACGAAACAGTGTAAATTGTCCCCTCCCACCTATCTGCCAGTTTCCTCTTTCCCCGCTCTCCTTTGTTGGCCAGCAGTACCCTGTCGCCCACAGTGACCGGTTGCCCTTTAGCTCTCCTATTATATAGCTCAGACTGCCTGCGTTGCTGCTTCTCAGCATTAGACTGAGCTACGGCCATGGCCTCCCGTAGGTCCCTCCCCAAGGATGAAACATAGGTGTCAATGTCCACTGCATCCCCGTCCAGCAGCACACTTTCAAACATTAAGTCAACAGGTAACCTAGGGGTGCGGCCATACATtaaaaagaaaggagggaacCCTGTGGTCTCGTGGACAGTGCAGTTGTAGGCAAAGGTGAGACTGTTGAGTAGCTGAGGccacttgacctttgacctgggtGGTAGGGCTCTAATCATACTTCCCAGGGTGCGGTTCATCCTCTCTGCCTGACCATTCCCCATGGGGTGATACGGAGTGGTGTGAGATTTCTCCACCCCAGCTAACAGAAGCAGCTCCGCGATTAATGAGCTCTCAAAATTAGCCCCCTGATCAGAGTGAATGCACGCAGGAAAAccatacacacagaagaaatTATTCCACAAAACCCGAGCTACAGACTTAGCAGACTGATTAGGGCAGGGATATGCACACGCCAGCTTAGTGAAGTGGTCGGTGACCACTAGAACATCAATGGACTTGTTGTGAGAATCTTCTGCAGACCAAAAATCAATGCAGACTAATTCTAAAGGAGCTGAGGTAGCAATGGAAACCAGAGGGGCCCTAGCCTCAGGTTCCGGAGCCTTGCTAACCACACACCTTTTGCACCTGTGAACATAATCCCTGACGTCCCTTTCAAGTGTATCCCAGTAAAACCTCTGTCTGGCCAGCCACAGAGTACGCTGCTGGCCCTGATGCCCTGCCTCATCATGAACCCCTTTCAGAACCATGAGCCTCAGCGCTTCAGGTACCACATACTGAAAGGTATTCTTTTTAGACACAGGGTTCTTCGATACCCTGTACAGTACACCTAAACGCATGGAGAGCTTACCCCACTGTCTCAATGTCTTAAGTGTCTCCTGGGACTCATGCACCCTTTCCCGCCGGGATGGGCGACGCCCCCTGTCAACAAAGAACCTAACCCTGTTGATGGTGGAGTCCTGGCACTGCTTGTCATGCAGTTCATCATGACTAAGAACAGGCAAAGGATTCTGACCAGTCATAGACATCGCCTTTAGCTGCTGAACATGAGAGATAGCCCTAAGTTTAGCACCATCCTCCCAGTGACGAGAGGACTGCAACACAGCAGAGACCTCTTCACGCGAGACCCAGCCTCCCATCCCATCCTGGACGACATGTGtggccccaacacacacgc
It includes:
- the stx16 gene encoding syntaxin-16 isoform X2; this translates as MATRRLTDAFLLMRNNAIQNRQILAEQQADDRMALVSGISLDPEAAIGVTKRLPPKWTEGVDEIQYELTRIRQKMKELASLHDKHMNRPTLDDSSEEEHAIEITTQEITQMFHRCQRAVRGLQARCGHCTQQEERVLRNVVSSLAQSLQDLSTTFRHTQSSYLKRMKNREERSKHFFDSGPLMEEDEDLALYDRGFTDDQLVLVEQNTVMVEEREREIRQIVQSISDLNEIFRDLGGMVVEQGTVLDRIDFNVEQACFKTEDGLKQLQKAEQYQKKNRKMLVILILFVIVVVLILILFFTKF
- the stx16 gene encoding syntaxin-16 isoform X3 yields the protein MATRRLTDAFLLMRNNAIQNRQILAEQADDRMALVSGISLDPEAAIGVTKRLPPKWTEGVDEIQYELTRIRQKMKELASLHDKHMNRPTLDDSSEEEHAIEITTQEITQMFHRCQRAVRGLQARCGHCTQQEERVLRNVVSSLAQSLQDLSTTFRHTQSSYLKRMKNREERSKHFFDSGPLMEEDEDLALYDRGFTDDQLVLVEQNTVMVEEREREIRQIVQSISDLNEIFRDLGGMVVEQGTVLDRIDFNVEQACFKTEDGLKQLQKAEQYQKKNRKMLVILILFVIVVVLILILFFTKF
- the stx16 gene encoding syntaxin-16 isoform X4, which gives rise to MALVSGISLDPEAAIGVTKRLPPKWTEGVDEIQYELTRIRQKMKELASLHDKHMNRPTLDDSSEEEHAIEITTQEITQMFHRCQRAVRGLQARCGHCTQQEERVLRNVVSSLAQSLQDLSTTFRHTQSSYLKRMKNREERSKHFFDSGPLMEEDEDLALYDRGFTDDQLVLVEQNTVMVEEREREIRQIVQSISDLNEIFRDLGGMVVEQGTVLDRIDFNVEQACFKTEDGLKQLQKAEQYQKKNRKMLVILILFVIVVVLILILFFTKF
- the stx16 gene encoding syntaxin-16 isoform X1, whose amino-acid sequence is MATRRLTDAFLLMRNNAIQNRQILAEQVSTHEPRRTLSTRSNAAELDEQADDRMALVSGISLDPEAAIGVTKRLPPKWTEGVDEIQYELTRIRQKMKELASLHDKHMNRPTLDDSSEEEHAIEITTQEITQMFHRCQRAVRGLQARCGHCTQQEERVLRNVVSSLAQSLQDLSTTFRHTQSSYLKRMKNREERSKHFFDSGPLMEEDEDLALYDRGFTDDQLVLVEQNTVMVEEREREIRQIVQSISDLNEIFRDLGGMVVEQGTVLDRIDFNVEQACFKTEDGLKQLQKAEQYQKKNRKMLVILILFVIVVVLILILFFTKF